In Elaeis guineensis isolate ETL-2024a chromosome 1, EG11, whole genome shotgun sequence, a genomic segment contains:
- the LOC105039463 gene encoding uncharacterized protein, whose amino-acid sequence MNEDRIDSSTSTSDTTAAAEKDPSAAPSPLLRPRRELFEHGLLPISKLIFSDGTLTLASLKNKLLQRSIPSSDRVDALTIADALQISPDIALLVLGTLAAVLPSDPGSAGTADVHDLVLFLYIQSYKRLLPRAHKDSAAVADVWPSTSAFDGYLSALSPLQLVRSNSRRSMPSQADEEAHQLSYLQKHMANILTLLAESIEGEGDESLVIPLERFEHLGFLIQFSEGIPLREAAPFFANSDPEMPAVPVPAAHVHDWVLQHIAVSLEHNAERVSAKENGPQNFSDLDVPMFDASVSHIRVQSSSSPTVTSMQSSPAYSRSQTFVEGISKASVVKQECDIKGHSVKVLNCHDSVIYILAPLMYATVYGCSDTTIILGAIGKAVRVEHCERVQVITAAKRICIANCRECVLFLGVNQRPLIVGDNHKLQVAPFNTYYSQLEEHIAQVGVDLTVNKWDEPLVLGMVDPHDSLSHPAGVSDVQAGSATCLDPGQFTIFLIPKCLGAESPQPTKYIPFRLPEIYSESQRRKHSVLSDIQQALRDVQLDANRKRDLAMALHVHFKDWLYASGNIRQLYCLQGD is encoded by the exons atgaaCGAAGACCGGATCGATTCCTCCACCTCCACCTCTGACACCACCGCCGCCGCCGAGAAGGACCCCTCCGCGGCCCCCTCCCCGCTCCTCCGCCCCCGCCGCGAGCTCTTCGAGCACGGCCTCCTCCCCATCTCCAAGCTCATCTTCTCCGACGGAACCCTAACCCTAGCCTCCCTCAAGAACAAGCTTCTCCAGCGGTCCATCCCCTCCTCCGACCGCGTCGACGCCCTGACCATCGCCGACGCCCTGCAGATCTCCCCCGACATCGCCCTCCTTGTCCTCGGCACCCTCGCCGCTGTCCTCCCCTCCGATCCCGGTTCCGCCGGCACCGCCGACGTCCACGACCTCGTTCTTTTCCTCTACATCCAGTCGTATAAGCGCCTCCTTCCTCGGGCGCACAAGGACTCGGCTGCCGTCGCCGATGTCTGGCCCTCCACCTCGGCTTTCGATGGATACCTATCCGCCCTCTCGCCGCTTCAG CTTGTACGCAGTAATAGTCGTCGTTCTATGCCTTCACAAGCGGATGAAGAAGCTCATCAATTATCATATTTACAGAAGCATATGGCCAACATACTTACTCTATTGGCAGAGTCCATTGAAGGCGAGGGTGATGAGTCTCTG GTGATACCATTGGAAAGGTTTGAGCACTTGGGGTTCCTCATTCAGTTCTCTGAAGGAATTCCATTGAGAGAAGCTGCTCCTTTTTTTGCAAATTCAGATCCAGAGATGCCCGCTGTACCTGTCCCTGCTGCTCATGTTCATGACTGGGTTTTGCAACACATAGCTGTTTCGTTAGAGCATAACGCTGAGAGGGTATCAGCAAAAGAAAATGGTCCACAAAATTTCTCAGATCTGGATGTGCCTATGTTTGATGCCTCTGTAAGTCATATAAGGGTACAAAGCAGCAGCTCACCTACTGTGACCTCTATGCAAAGCAGTCCTGCATATTCTAGAAGTCAAACTTTTGTAGAGGGTATCTCAAAAGCTTCTGTGGTTAAACAGGAATGTGATATTAAAGGACATTCTGTAAAG GTTTTAAACTGCCATGACTCGGTGATATACATACTAGCACCATTGATGTATGCTACAGTTTATGGATGTTCTGACACAACCATCATTCTTGGTGCTATTGGTAAG GCTGTAAGAGTGGAGCATTGTGAAAGGGTACAAGTTATCACAGCTGCAAAACGCATTTGTATTGCTAATTGTCGTGAATGTGTGTTGTTCCTGGGGGTAAATCAGCGACCTCTTATTGTTGGGGATAATCATAAACTACAA GTGGCACCATTCAATACCTATTATTCTCAGTTGGAGGAGCACATTGCTCAAGTTGGTgtggatttaactgtcaacaaATGGGATGAACCATTGGTGCTTGGAATGGTTGATCCTCATGATTCATTATCCCACCCTGCAGGGGTTTCTGATGTCCAAGCTGGGTCTGCGACATGCCTTGATCCTGGTCAATTCACTATTTTTTTG ATTCCGAAGTGTTTAGGAGCTGAATCTCCACAGCCCACAAAATACATTCCATTTCGATTGCCTGAAATTTACTCAGAGTCCCAAAGGAGAAAG CATTCAGTTCTGAGTGATATCCAACAAGCTCTCAGGGATGTGCAACTCGATGCAAATCGGAAAAGAGACTTAGCAATGGCGTTGCATGTGCATTTTAAAGACTGGTTATATG CTTCTGGAAACATACGCCAGCTTTATTGTCTGCAAGGTGATTGA